A single Thermoplasmatales archaeon DNA region contains:
- a CDS encoding GNAT family N-acetyltransferase, whose protein sequence is MNVEIRALIESDASSVREVAIESWNWAYEEIYDKTYIDAWIDNNYSVDSLVNSINRSNRGNGLIFIGAFEGNELCGFLQGILRKDHGEILRLYVNPSKSRHSIGSQLLTEFEKSTIKGRIATLKVGVQEKNVIGINFYAKHGFYKASKENDELIMSKEINDVD, encoded by the coding sequence TTGAACGTCGAGATCAGAGCGCTTATAGAAAGCGATGCTTCCTCTGTTAGAGAGGTTGCCATTGAATCCTGGAACTGGGCTTACGAAGAAATATACGATAAAACCTACATCGACGCATGGATCGATAATAATTACTCTGTGGACTCGTTAGTGAATTCAATTAACCGGTCAAATAGGGGAAATGGCCTGATATTCATAGGCGCATTCGAAGGGAATGAACTTTGTGGATTTCTCCAGGGAATCCTTAGGAAAGACCACGGTGAGATTCTCAGGCTCTATGTGAATCCATCGAAATCAAGACATAGCATAGGTTCACAGCTGTTAACCGAATTCGAGAAATCCACGATAAAAGGTAGGATCGCAACGCTAAAAGTTGGAGTGCAGGAAAAGAATGTTATCGGCATCAATTTCTATGCAAAACATGGGTTCTACAAAGCTTCTAAAGAAAATGATGAACTAATAATGTCAAAAGAGATTAATGACGTTGATTGA